The following are encoded together in the Petrotoga mexicana DSM 14811 genome:
- a CDS encoding carbohydrate ABC transporter permease yields the protein MKRRKFIFFLLLPTLLLISFIILYPTVSGVMLSFKNYSLYNFQNIEWVGFENFKAIFSDPFYINTIWNTLEWVLFSVFFQLILGFILALLMKEPFKGRGIYAGLVFYPWAISGFAIGLIWSWLLNGQFGVINDILIKIGIIEENISFLSDPSLAMFSVILVNVWYGIPFFAIMILAALQSVPDSLYDAAEIDGAGYFTKLFNITIPYIKPTLINTILLRTIWIMNFPDIIYGMTRGGPAGSTEILAVKIINTVFYESDYSKAAAHGVVIISILFIYTIMYLKLTSKREFSL from the coding sequence CCCACTTTGTTATTAATATCTTTTATTATTTTATACCCCACTGTCAGTGGGGTAATGTTATCTTTCAAAAATTACTCCCTTTACAACTTCCAGAATATTGAATGGGTAGGCTTTGAAAATTTTAAAGCCATTTTTTCTGATCCTTTTTATATAAATACTATTTGGAACACCTTGGAATGGGTTTTATTCTCCGTGTTTTTCCAATTGATCTTAGGCTTTATTTTAGCCCTTTTGATGAAAGAACCTTTTAAAGGTAGAGGTATATATGCAGGACTAGTTTTTTATCCATGGGCAATTTCTGGATTTGCAATAGGCTTAATTTGGTCATGGTTGTTAAATGGTCAATTTGGGGTTATCAACGATATATTAATAAAAATTGGAATCATTGAAGAAAACATTAGTTTTCTTTCGGACCCTTCGTTAGCAATGTTTTCTGTTATTTTAGTGAATGTCTGGTATGGTATACCTTTTTTTGCCATCATGATTTTAGCAGCCTTACAGTCTGTCCCTGATTCTCTTTACGATGCAGCGGAAATCGACGGTGCAGGTTACTTCACAAAGCTTTTTAATATCACTATACCATATATTAAACCCACTTTGATAAATACCATTTTATTGAGAACCATATGGATTATGAATTTTCCTGATATCATTTACGGGATGACACGCGGTGGGCCTGCTGGCAGCACAGAGATTTTGGCTGTAAAGATTATAAATACCGTTTTTTATGAATCCGACTACAGTAAAGCCGCAGCACATGGTGTGGTTATTATTTCAATTCTTTTCATTTATACTATCATGTACTTAAAATTAACTTCTAAACGGGAGTTTAGCTTATGA